The DNA segment AACCGACAAAGAATTTTGAAACACTTCCCATAACATAACACAAAGcatatgtataaaattgagaatggaaatgagacCCAAGAAACAACCCGACCGAAGGACAGAAAGCAGCCGAGGGCaactaatgggtcttcaacacggagaaCATGTATACTATTTCCATATActtataaaaagtataattttgtgTGAGCAAGTTCTAAGCTGTTCCCTAAATTACTGTCCATTTATGGATTGTTTATAAGTTAATTAGTCATGGTCATACTACTTCATCGTAGGTATTAGTGTGGTTCGAATCATATGCATCTTATTCATCTTCGTAGCCCACATCAACTTAGGTGATCCATTGTAATGTTTGTGGTTGTTTTATGTATAGGTATATTATGAAAGATAAAGAAGATGTGGGTGTTTAACTCAGTATGACAACGAATGACAGAATTTGGAGGAGTACATAACCAGTTTTAGGTGTAATTTATTGTCAACATAAGGGAAATTGGTGCGACTGTCGTACAATTGAGAAGTTTAGCggtataaaaccaggttcaatccaccatttgtGAAAATGCCATTactaagtcagaaatatgacagttgttattcattcgtttatCATTAGAatatgccatttgattagagactttccgttttgaattttcctcggagttcagtatttttgcgatttaactttttaatacTTTCTTCCACACATAATTGTTTCTTAAAAGACGTGTTTAGCGTTCACTATAAAAGAAAGTCAATAAGTAAAGCACAAGTCAAAACtatataaagttttgttttcttagaatgaaattcaaaacagtgtggctgtgaccattgattgacacattaaattcatccattgactgggacaattTACGTGCAcatttgtctgtaacgaccactgTTAACGAAGAACCTACGATagacatttaaactgtggggtcgcCAAAGgtttcttaacgcctttaattataagataattcgaaaaattaatcaggaataacctttatgttttgatttatataattggtATAAATCAACATCGTGttatttctgattaatttttcgaattactttattaaggtgttgagaacctttggtgaccccatagtttaagtgtctttaaaaagtacatagtgagcagtggtcgttacatacaaacgttcacctaaatTGTCACAGTCAATGGATGAATTAAATGTGccaatcaatggccacagccacactgttttcaatttcattctTTTCAATATATTGTGCCAgtcaactttattttatacattcaCATAACTATCACATAAATGCCCACATATTTCCGTCCCCCAAGTGTATGACGAAAGTTCTAAAAGGAAGAAATGATATCCTCAAAATTGTACTTTCaaaccaaatatcaaataaagatactttagtataagaaaaaggggaaaatcaaaacttataagACAGCGAAAAAAACCCATACAATTACATGGCAAAATGGAATTACGACGAAAAGACAAACTTTGCACCGAATACTGAATAACACGAGCCCGATATAAAGAAAACCGGGGTGATATGATGCAGGTACACCACGGATGATATAAAGATCCTCCTGCTTCACTGGTGACACCCGTCATGATCATGGAAAGTCAAAATTTGGAGATATGTCGTATTCGTTGATGACAcaatcatttttgtttgtatgttatGTTGTGTGTACAAATCCGAGTGCCTCTTTCCTTGTTACGCGTGTTTTCAATCAAAACCTATGAAATAGACATACGATCATATAGTGTCATAATAATTAttatgaaacaaatgtttacttttattttcaattcatcGGACCACTTTCGACTTTTATAAATTCTATCTTTGAACATTCTTTACAAATGGTTATCTTTGTATCTTGTTTAACCGATTAATCGCTGAAATGATTCATTGGTCATCATTGAAAACCAATTATATCATTAAGTACATAAATCAACTGTTTCATCAATTTGTAAAGAGCCTCATTCAACGTCTTTTTTATCGGTCAACACGCACACATGTATCAATTTTCTGTTCTGACTTTCTGTTTATTGCTTCTTATCGGAATACCGTTCACATTTTAAAGGACATTGATCCATGTTTGAATAATTCGTGCGATTATAAAATCAGAATCAGTTACCAATTTCAGTCGAAGAAAACTTCCATCTTTTTAATTATGCAAGAAAAAGCGTTTGGTGTGCGTTCCATTCTAAGGTTCATTAATTAAACAATTCTTAATCGACAAAAACTGAAAACACGTCATTGTCaaatttgtgtatgtctaaACAATGTTCTTGCCTTAATTATTGTTCCAATCACATAACTACACACAATCCTGCAAAAATAAGACATACAGTTaggtgtttttctttttatagtaCAAGAAAGATGCACGCGAAATCACGGTACAATTGGGCAAGTGTTGAAACAAAGAGTTTTAAATTTCGAAGGCAGTACGTCGACTGGGCATATAGGTAACGTAACGATAACGGTCTCCGAATTTggatattttccaaaaaattggCCTTTTCtgttgaaaaaagattttttcaaaGACAAATTTAGGAAGTATAAAACACTAAGTATTCCCGACTTTgtatggtttcagaggagttgcggcttgatatatgttttaaatcaaacaatgtCCTTCTTTATCTGCTTGTTCTTTCTTGAATAATGTGTATATAAGATATAATTATActataaagtaaataaatttCACATAACCAATGAAGCACCTTCTAGGAGACAAGTCATTTTATCATTAAATcctgttttatataaataaagtataaaaaaaaacccaagaatgtgtccatagtacacggatgtcccactcgcactatcattttatcGGCGTTGCTCggactttaaaaattgataatttaactatctcgattgaataaatccgataatctactgtatcaatgtaagaatttaaaatacagcatattctaaaataaatacCTGAATTGTCTCCTATTATTTCGTTCAATCTGCGTTTCATCTTTCGATCTCCTCGAAGACGAATAGATCGGCCATTGTTCTTGGATGTAAACTGTTTCTTAAACACGCTGTTGTCAAAGTTCTGTTGTAGGACTTTCACAAACTGTAGCTTTCCATTCCTTTCCAATAACTGATAAAGATATAACCTGCGGTTACCCCGGACAACATACCACGAACTTCGATATTGCATAACAACAAGTGGCGGGATTCTTGAAACCGGAATAGACCCGTCTAAAACCATACGTAATGTTTCGTCCATTGAATGTCCGTCCTGGAAATTACAGCTAACACTATCATGAGTAAATCGTAACTCAGACGGTCTCATTTCAGTAATGGTTCCACGAGAGCCATAATCCTCGGAGGGTGTGTTTCCCATTCTGAATATGCAGTATAAAGTTATCAATGTCTACTTTCGTTTTCGACCGAAATCGCTTGAGCTTTGAAACCACTATAATAGATAGCACATATCACTGTGACAATTGTATGGGATATGAAAATCAAGTTTAACAGTTTgagtatgttttatttatgatacTCACCAAACTAATTAAAGACAACGTACATGCGAAAAAGGAGATGAAAGATACAGAAgggattttcaaatttattagtTAAAGACAAACCGACGCCATagcaatgagaaaaaaaacgacaaaaaggTTGACAACAGAAAACTAAACtcataaaaataaagactaaaCAACACAAATCCAACTTAAAATcggggatgatctcaggtgctacgGGTAGGCAGATTACTAGTATACGCGACACGTCACACACGTAAATTGTGTTGCTCATGCGAGAACAAATGTGGAGATAAGTCTAATTGGATGGTGACTACTTTCAGCCAAAGAGAACAGAATTATGTATACGACAATTATAACAAATCCGTATAATCTGTGAAATAGATATCTAATAACGACAACAGATTCGTGATGGGGTCCGTAAAATTAATGAAGTTATGTCTTCATCACTTGGGACCCTTATAGTTAacgtgtttccctcggttttagtttgtaaccctgatttgtttttttctaaatcgatttatgactatttaaCAGCGATAggctactgttacctttatttaaaTAGCCATCTGGAAAACAGCAATGCTCTTTCGGTGAAATCATAATAGAATATAGCATATTTGGAACATCTTATCAGTTTAGTGATGTATACTCAATATGCAGAGGCTGCTAGAATGTTACAGCATAGAAATGGATAGTTCACAACAAGGAAGCTGAAATCCTCTCTTTTGCCGTAAAGTTTGTTCTAAACCAAACTTTATTGATAATTTCTAGATGATGCGATCAACATAGTCACACAACTATTATTTGGTTTGGGAAGTAATAGATAATGACTTTTTATCCATCTTAGGAAGCTCCTGTATGAATTTTGACttgcatatatatgtataaataaaaaacaaataagtaaaattgAAGCAAGTTGGTTCCAAAGGGAATATTGATCGTTTGTTAAACAGATGGAATATTCAGacctaaatttattttatatactgcATAAACATGTCAACTTTTGTCTTTTCACAAAATTGATGTAACATGCAAGTGCGTCACCATAATGTTTTCCCAATGCATTAAAATTACCACTTGATCTCgagttaaatttcattatattatgtaatttattgaaattagcTAACCAAGAAACGGAGACAGCTCTTGAAAAATAATGTACTGTTATGATATGTATTCTGTTACTCTTGAccgacatacatgtataattctACATCGTTGAGAATGTTTCCATATTCTATAAGAAAAGAGTAATGCTaaggaaaatgaaatattttttgatgtACAATAACGACTTTCTATTCCCTTATTAAGATGCCATATAGAAGTTACAGAATTTTATAGAAGTGAAATTTTGTTAAAGGCTGTGCCACTAAACActattaaagttttcaaaaaacaaaaacaaaatcggtcAAAGAATACTTTGAACAAGAAAACTTACTCAAAGTCGTTTTTTGACACTATCGATGATCAGTGATTAGAATAAAAATGGGCGGGGATTCATTGCTTATTAAGACTAAATTTTCACAGAGAAAACATTACCGATTActctttaattatttctttgtgAAATGGATCTTTATTATAACTATATATGTTAATGTTCCAGCTGACTTATGTTAATCTCAAGCGATATCAAAGACTGTCAAAAGACGTGCTgtggtgaaataaaaaaaaaaaaaggtgcacCAACGGCCCCTGTGGCATGccctttttctgtttttgtgtGTTGTTTTGTGTTTGAATAGAACAATCCTTAATATCTTaacttaattaaaattaataacagAGGAgcagcatatatatatatatacattaaggGTATTATAATATTGTATCGTTCACATTGAAAGGACATTGATCCTTGTTAAAGTTTTCGTACGATTATAAAATCAGAATCAGTGATCAATTTCGGGTGATGAAGACTTCATGCAGTCTCTTTGTTCATGCAGGGAAAGGCGTTTGGTGTGCGTTTAATTGCCAAAATACGGTcattaattaaacaattttaaatcgAAAAAATGAAATCGCATCATTGTCAAATCTAACAAATCCTCTTGTCTAAATTATTGTTCCAATCACATAACTACACACAATCCTGCAGAAGATAGACGTAAAGTAATGGGATTTTCTTTTAAACGTATTATTGCCACAACATATATAAACTAAGGGTATTATATTGTATCGGTAAGAGCAAAAACAcattcataaaaagaaaattgggGAAAACGTTAAACATTCTtttattgaaattcaaaaacTAATCACTTAAAACGAAACATGCTGAACAGTATAGTATACTGCAGAAGGGTATAATTTGGAGTTGCATAAACAAAATCTGGATACGTTGATACATTTGAAGTAAAGCgaagatacattttgtatattaatgTGTCAGGTACTTgaattgtttggttttataatgttttataatggACTGAAAACCAACCGGCTAATGGTTGCATGTATGGTTCAAAGATGTAATGtctattaattgtttttgtgaatgatatcacccctagtttttggtggggttagtgttgtttattttttagtttttcgatgttgtgtcatgtgtactattgtttgtctgtttgtcctttatatttttagccgtggcgttgtcagtttattttcgatttatgagtttgactgtccctctggtatcattcATCCCTTTTCAAGCTGTTTGTGATATTTATATATGGTTCAAAAGATATGCCTGTCTAATAAAATACTGTCCCAATCTAGtgttaatattatttgtttatatgtgtCGAACGTATTTTGACTTAATAAAACATATACCACCTATGTGTACAAATGTTACTGTAATCATGACCTTATTTATAACGACTTCAAAATCAACACTGCCGTGTTTGTTATATCTTATATTTCAAGTTCCATAAAATACCGGTATAACCCCTTATCTTTGcactttgcatttttttaactGTGTGTTTTGTTTAACTTCTATGATATATTCTAAATAATCAAACGGAGAGGTTTGTGTACACGTAAAACTGGGTTTTGTACGTGAACCTAATCAGGCATTACGATTTGTTTGGATATCTGAATATAGCGGAAGAGTCTGGTGTTGATGGGTGACTggtttatcatatgtttagatGGAtattatctgattgttgtcctgtttgattgtttttacaaatttcaattCAAGTTTGAATTTACATCCACAATTCACAGGATATAGTTCAGACTTTAGACACATTTTAATCGGAAAAAgtcctgtcaaggacggcagTAAAAGTCGTGAATGTGTGACTACAGCTTAGTTTTTGCTTGAAGTCTGTGGTATTTAACGAAGTATTATTTCTCCATTAGTGTATCTAACTTGGACATTAACTTTGGCAAAACCAAGTTGGACTTGTTCTTTCAATCTGTCTTAAGTTTAGAACGTGGAAAACTTCAGtgaattcaaacattttattgttattttttttttggaagagGAAATacttagattgtatgtactctttTCAGATCTTTGGCATTATTGAGTATTTACATTCGATTCGAAGCCTAGCAATACAGTTTACTTTGCTTGTAAGGTTATTGTCGTATTTTGGGTATTCAGTTCATTGAGAAAAGACCAAGTTCTTAATATTAAGTTGAATTCCAAATGAACATAAAAGAGACCTTAGATTGTTCAGGATTTCCGTTCCGGTAAGTGTCGAGGGAGTGTATGTTGAGTTTTCAAGTACTTTGATAGTAgataatttgttatttcttgATTTAGAGGTtgaagtattttgttttaaaagtctgTGGATGTCAATATGAACGGACTAAAAGCATCTTaagattaaaaaagaataaaatcacaaaaatactgaacttaaaggaaaatcaattcggaaagtccataattacatggcaaaatcaaataacaaaacgcataggATAAGagattataataattttaaaagtccCAAAGACCATGTTTCAAAAGGTGGATGCAATAACAGTCATACTTTATAATTAACTCTTCCACAGCTCTCCTAACAACTACAGTACAATCCTCTATCCGTCACTgctttttgattgtttttaaagGTATAAAGATTACCTTGCATAGATATTTATACTGATTGGTATATGTTGGTAAAACAGAAAGGATGGCtaaatcaaagagcagaatgctctgagggatacgattgccatagttttcattgacacatgtatagcagttctgccaaattttcattaaacaaatgcatgagatttggccaaaattcaaaagatcaaagaggaaagaaatagatccaagaatactgttgcaaaaaaagcatgaacatgcgctagtctcaagcatttttggccggtaaccctggtacagctggatagtattattctctaaactaattcaactgcacatgcaaaatgtaacaatctgaatagtcactcaacttaaagaatagccaatccccgttacaagtgtatgagccatgtacttattgtggtttatcgaattatagttatcctgtaccattgtaaactcgtaccattaaaaataacttgtaccaatgcaaactcgtaccattgctaactcgtaccaacatatttaaatgcattcaaatggtgttaaatgatgaatatacatgatatacgttactttcacccaatacctcttaagtctgtaaaatgtatataatttgaaagtacaatgaccaatttgtagcttatgttccttgtatattgcatagaaaatactgtggcagatgtagataattaaggtatatacagtttcacccgaagaaaatttttcatgaataattaaatcttaatagcagttagtcaaaatgattgccaaaattatttttactttctataaataaatgtaacaatgaaatttaactgattCCTGTTATTAAAGGGGGTCCGCATTTTCCCCGcaaaaaaagcacatggctttcaacaattgtaaacatagcattcaatttgtgatcatggattacagctttaattaacttaaattggatatatacatattcgatcatattcaacatgttcaattttaataaggtacagttaaagcaatgttttaactttcctctggattaagttctacagtggcggatccagaacttttcctaaggggagcccgctgactgacctaagagggggcccgctccagtcatgcttcaatgattccctttattatcaaccaatttttttccacaaaaaaaggggggggggctggatccgcctatgttctagtttgaaagatcagttaaaacattaatgctttAATTTAAagcattctttatttttgtctaagttttcatttaattcctgtgtaaaattcaagtaattcaactttatttctattaagtttacaaacagaaacccataaaacatcatattttttttatatatttttctgaatgttacgacttcccagtagtacaagttaacttttttggttccaatgccgtggtacgagttaacttgcttccgtatcttatcaccgtaattctaggaggaaccctaaactggacccctattgtgttcacttatcgctacactgaccttcggtgcgaggctatatatagaacggcggaccagtttaggaggaaccccatttcttactctttaattattgaagttcctttgggtcagagggcatgactcctttccgtacacactcctctgtttacattgagatcgttcttaatataatacgacgtttaCCGGCATTAACGAGTTAATTCTTCTTGACGAATACTTCGAAAAGGGAGAGCTTCTGCAGTTCATGTCGTTTCCATCCAGTGCTGTCTCAAAGCTTACACCCCAgctctattgttatacttcatAGTTTCTATTTTTGAAACACGTGTAAATTGAAAAGATCTATTGTTACGAATAACAATGGATTTTGACTACAGGCTGTGACAAGCGGGGTTTCTGGAAACCCCTGCTTCTACATCCCGCAAACAAAGTCCATTGTTATTCGTAACAATAGAAATTGATTATTCTTTAAATAGCATGAACACAAGAAATTCCTTAGTGTTCACTACAAATTGTttcaagatattaaaaaaaacatttaaggaaATTCCAATagcgaaaaaaaattaagcatttattttaaatttaaaaattccttCAATTACTTCTTTGCtgagtgtaatatttttttatcccagtcatatgtttctattataaaaaaaggggggattctAACTctcgacccccccccccccccccgttatCCAGTGGCCAATCCGGGGTAGGGGTTCCGCGGGTTGGCCCAGCTTTAAAAAGTCAatgtatttgacttatttgaacCCCACTCCTTTCTT comes from the Mytilus trossulus isolate FHL-02 chromosome 3, PNRI_Mtr1.1.1.hap1, whole genome shotgun sequence genome and includes:
- the LOC134709542 gene encoding uncharacterized protein LOC134709542 — encoded protein: MGNTPSEDYGSRGTITEMRPSELRFTHDSVSCNFQDGHSMDETLRMVLDGSIPVSRIPPLVVMQYRSSWYVVRGNRRLYLYQLLERNGKLQFVKVLQQNFDNSVFKKQFTSKNNGRSIRLRGDRKMKRRLNEIIGDNSGLCVVM